The Pogona vitticeps strain Pit_001003342236 chromosome 6, PviZW2.1, whole genome shotgun sequence genome contains a region encoding:
- the FAM237B gene encoding protein FAM237B gives MANFSSLFLNFTQSHTCTKDINLSCFLCVCVLCAVKSEPTYSDPSRAYQVTSHYPIAGAAITNTSSQAAASEFRHSEDNSKPFSPPFSLSLSLQVASQHSFLCSNICTEDSISIPLCNMESIHRRRWYVQLGCLLMVNFICSTLEYQKEAPASLGEIDHQCWETSSHRLVEMKKLRIASTVIALWEFMMFLKESSKPKHNDVFNDLAQNFWDMYIDCVVARSHGVGRRQLVSPDNNFMNVQKTSAGFSNLNCRAKRQKYRRYLDKMLSD, from the exons ATGgctaatttttcttctctttttttaaactttactcAAAGTCACACCTGCACTAAGGACATTAATCTGTCATgttttctctgtgtatgtgtgctttgtgctgtcaagtcagaaccaacttatagtgaccccagTAGGGCTtaccaag TGACATCTCACTACCCTATAGCAGGAGCAGCAATAACCAACACCAGCAGTCAAGCAGCAGCTTCAGAGTTCAGACATTCGGAAGACAACTCAAAacctttctcccctcctttctctctctctctctctctccaagtggCCAGTCAACACAGCTTCCTGTGTTCAAATATTTGCACTGAAGACTCTATCTCA ATACCTCTCTGCAACATGGAATCTATACACAGAAGGAGGTGGTATGTTCAACTGGGTTGTCTCTTGATGGTGAATTTTATTTGCAGCACCCTAGAATATCAAAAAGAAGCCCCTGCCAGCCTTGGAGAGATTGATCATCAGTGCTGGGAAACCTCCTCTCATCGGCTGGTGGAAATGAAGAAACTCAGGATTGCAAGCACAGTTATTGCTCTCTGGGAATTCATGATGTTCTTAAAAGAGTCATCTAAACCCAAACATAATGACGTCTTCAATGATTTAGCCCAGAACTTCTGGGATATGTACATAGACTGTGTGGTTGCAAGGTCACATGGAGTAGGCAGGAGACAATTAGTGTCCCCAGACAATAACTTTATGAATGTACAGAAAACCTCTGCAG